A DNA window from Parabacteroides johnsonii DSM 18315 contains the following coding sequences:
- a CDS encoding flavodoxin family protein — protein sequence MKVLLVNGSPHQKGETYHALSLVEKALQDKGVGTEWFWIGNRPVRGCIDCEGCGKTFRCVFSDDTCNDLIEAILKADGVIIGSPVYFAAPNGALCALLDRVFYAASTHGGLFRGKPAAAVASCMRSGANNTVDRINKYFSFSEMPIVSSSYWNMLFDSHSPMGRDERGSKTMQTLGYNMAAMLQSLS from the coding sequence ATGAAAGTGCTTTTGGTAAACGGGAGTCCCCATCAAAAGGGAGAAACGTATCACGCATTAAGTCTGGTGGAAAAGGCATTGCAGGATAAAGGTGTCGGAACCGAATGGTTCTGGATCGGAAACAGGCCTGTGCGTGGTTGTATTGACTGCGAAGGGTGCGGTAAAACCTTTCGTTGCGTTTTCTCGGACGATACTTGCAACGATCTGATCGAAGCCATATTGAAAGCAGACGGCGTTATTATTGGAAGCCCTGTCTATTTCGCCGCTCCCAACGGTGCTCTATGCGCGTTACTGGATCGTGTATTCTATGCTGCCAGCACACATGGCGGACTGTTCCGGGGAAAACCCGCCGCTGCCGTGGCAAGTTGTATGCGTTCCGGTGCGAACAATACGGTTGACCGCATTAACAAGTATTTTTCGTTTAGCGAGATGCCCATAGTCAGCAGCAGTTATTGGAATATGCTCTTCGACAGCCATTCCCCGATGGGAAGAGACGAGAGGGGAAGCAAGACCATGCAGACGTTAGGATATAATATGGCGGCCATGCTTCAAAGTCTGTCCTGA
- a CDS encoding HU family DNA-binding protein, with amino-acid sequence MTKAEIVARIAKQTGAEKEVVMNVVEAFMESVKGAMIEGNEVFLRGFGSFIIKHRAEKVARNISQNTTIVIPAHSIPAFKPSKAFADMVNGKNNKDKKL; translated from the coding sequence ATGACAAAAGCAGAAATTGTTGCTCGGATTGCAAAACAAACCGGAGCAGAAAAGGAAGTGGTAATGAATGTAGTAGAGGCATTCATGGAAAGCGTAAAAGGGGCTATGATTGAAGGGAATGAAGTATTCCTACGAGGCTTCGGCAGCTTTATCATCAAACATCGAGCAGAGAAAGTAGCCAGAAATATTTCACAGAATACGACCATTGTAATCCCGGCTCACTCTATCCCGGCATTCAAGCCTTCCAAGGCATTCGCGGATATGGTTAATGGCAAAAACAATAAAGATAAAAAGCTATAA
- a CDS encoding Y-family DNA polymerase: protein MMIENGRTYIAIDLKSFYASVECVERGLDPLTTNLVVADKSRTEKTICLAVSPSMKAYGIPGRARLFEVVQRIREVNAQRRRAAGRQTATGRSVSDTELKAHPEWTVDYIVAPPRMMFYIEYSTRIYQIYLKYVAPEDIHVYSIDEAFMDVTSYLPSLKMSAHELAKRIIRDIFRQTGITATAGIGSNLYLSKVAMDIEAKHIQADEDGVRIAQLDEMSYRRKLWQHRPLTDFWRVGSGIARKLEQYGIYTMGDIARQSVKNEELLYYLFGINAELLIDHAWGWEPCTMEMVKAYKPTVNSFSNGQVLQEPYTATRARIVVCEMAESMALDLLDKGMVTDQLVLSVGYDIVNLTDPSIRSRYKGETTTDHYGRQVPKHAHGSINLDEPTSSAKLITDAATRLFDRIVQPGLLVRRLNLTVNHIVSEQKAGQTSVPVQYDLFTDYAAIEKEQREKKAWLNKERRVQSAVLKIKKQFGKNAILKGLNYEEGATAKERNEQIGGHKA, encoded by the coding sequence ATGATGATAGAAAACGGACGGACATACATCGCCATAGACCTGAAGTCGTTCTATGCTTCTGTGGAATGCGTGGAACGGGGACTTGACCCGCTCACCACGAACCTTGTCGTGGCTGACAAAAGCCGGACGGAGAAGACGATTTGTTTGGCTGTCAGTCCTTCTATGAAAGCATACGGCATACCGGGACGTGCAAGGCTGTTCGAGGTCGTACAGCGGATACGGGAAGTCAATGCACAGCGTAGAAGAGCGGCAGGCCGGCAAACAGCAACCGGAAGATCGGTGTCGGACACAGAACTCAAAGCACATCCTGAATGGACGGTAGATTATATCGTAGCACCGCCGCGCATGATGTTCTACATAGAGTACAGCACGCGCATATATCAGATATACCTGAAATATGTGGCTCCGGAAGACATTCATGTCTATTCCATCGACGAGGCATTCATGGACGTTACCTCCTATCTGCCTTCCCTCAAAATGTCGGCACATGAACTGGCGAAGAGAATCATACGCGATATATTTCGGCAGACAGGCATCACGGCCACCGCAGGGATCGGTTCGAATTTGTATTTGAGTAAGGTGGCGATGGATATTGAAGCCAAGCATATACAGGCAGACGAGGACGGGGTACGCATTGCACAGCTCGATGAAATGTCGTACCGCAGGAAACTTTGGCAACATCGTCCGTTGACGGATTTTTGGCGCGTGGGAAGCGGAATTGCCCGAAAGCTCGAACAATACGGGATATATACAATGGGTGATATTGCCAGACAGTCCGTGAAGAATGAGGAATTGTTATATTACCTGTTCGGTATAAATGCGGAACTGCTGATAGACCATGCTTGGGGCTGGGAACCCTGCACGATGGAAATGGTGAAGGCATACAAGCCCACAGTCAATTCGTTCAGTAACGGACAAGTGCTACAAGAACCATACACGGCTACCAGAGCCCGCATAGTGGTATGTGAAATGGCGGAAAGCATGGCGCTCGACCTGCTCGACAAGGGCATGGTGACAGACCAGCTTGTCTTATCCGTCGGGTATGACATCGTGAATTTGACCGACCCGTCCATCCGATCAAGATATAAAGGTGAGACAACGACCGATCATTACGGGCGGCAAGTACCCAAACATGCCCACGGTTCTATAAACCTCGACGAGCCGACTTCTTCCGCGAAACTGATAACAGATGCAGCAACACGCTTGTTTGACCGGATTGTCCAACCCGGTCTGCTGGTGCGCCGACTCAACCTCACCGTGAACCACATCGTATCAGAACAAAAGGCTGGCCAAACTTCTGTTCCGGTACAATATGACCTGTTTACGGACTATGCAGCCATTGAAAAGGAACAGAGGGAAAAAAAGGCATGGCTTAACAAGGAACGTCGGGTACAGAGTGCTGTGTTGAAAATAAAGAAACAGTTCGGTAAGAATGCGATCCTGAAAGGATTGAATTATGAAGAGGGCGCAACTGCCAAAGAACGCAACGAACAGATAGGAGGACATAAGGCATGA
- a CDS encoding ParA family protein, whose product MKNKIIIFSNIKGGVGKTTLCALFASYLAEKGCPVIAIDADLQASLYRHRQREKDVAPEAQIPWNVELLDTSDRGHLERVMGKLKSVPGIVLIDCPGNLNDRNLEYIYKSADVAIIPISFDADTVDATGIFVKALKTVSSADLVFIPNRINTSERKSEELRQRTQTTEFLGLVGTVVPTVKQSVSVKRYTTLYPLEKNQLAAIEPSFSKIIEELHINK is encoded by the coding sequence ATGAAGAATAAAATTATCATATTCAGCAATATTAAAGGAGGTGTCGGGAAAACCACGCTCTGTGCCCTGTTTGCAAGTTACCTTGCAGAGAAAGGTTGTCCCGTCATAGCCATCGACGCCGACCTGCAAGCGTCGTTATATCGTCACCGACAACGGGAGAAGGACGTTGCTCCCGAAGCTCAAATTCCGTGGAATGTGGAGTTGCTGGACACGTCGGACAGAGGCCATCTTGAACGTGTCATGGGCAAACTGAAAAGTGTTCCGGGGATTGTCCTGATAGACTGCCCCGGTAATTTGAATGACCGCAATCTCGAATACATCTACAAATCGGCTGACGTAGCGATTATCCCCATATCGTTTGACGCGGATACCGTCGATGCAACGGGTATATTCGTCAAGGCACTGAAAACAGTATCTTCCGCTGACCTTGTGTTTATACCGAACCGGATCAACACCTCCGAACGGAAATCGGAAGAGCTGCGCCAAAGAACACAGACCACCGAATTTCTCGGCTTGGTAGGTACGGTCGTGCCGACAGTCAAACAAAGCGTATCCGTCAAAAGATATACTACCTTGTACCCGTTGGAGAAAAACCAACTTGCGGCAATCGAGCCGTCATTCAGTAAAATCATTGAGGAACTCCATATTAACAAATAA
- a CDS encoding recombinase family protein, which yields MAKVGYIFKANHYDTFESDKEWMRQYGCVQIVEEPVEHETLRPQWKQLIATLGRGDEIVVSKFSNAMRGVRELVSFIEFCRIKVIRIISLHDKIDSRGDMFPETTAANVLEMFGAFPEETAALRKASAHVMRLQQNIRPPMKKMKAIPKDDRKNRESSIVDMYNNGYSIDDIWAVSGFSSRSSVFRVLNKNNVKLNRGKFSGPLGKRKKKDDSAEE from the coding sequence ATGGCAAAAGTCGGTTATATATTTAAGGCAAATCATTACGACACTTTCGAATCAGACAAGGAGTGGATGCGCCAGTATGGTTGTGTACAGATAGTGGAAGAACCGGTCGAGCACGAAACGCTTCGGCCGCAGTGGAAACAACTCATAGCAACCCTTGGAAGGGGTGATGAAATTGTCGTGTCAAAATTCAGCAATGCCATGCGTGGAGTTCGCGAGCTTGTGTCATTTATCGAATTTTGCCGAATAAAGGTGATACGCATTATATCTCTTCACGACAAGATAGATTCACGGGGAGATATGTTTCCCGAAACGACGGCTGCCAATGTACTGGAAATGTTCGGGGCGTTTCCGGAAGAGACGGCTGCATTGCGTAAGGCTTCCGCTCATGTCATGCGTTTACAACAAAATATCAGACCCCCGATGAAGAAAATGAAAGCCATTCCCAAAGACGACCGGAAAAATCGGGAAAGCAGTATCGTGGATATGTACAATAACGGCTATTCGATTGACGACATCTGGGCTGTCAGCGGGTTCTCAAGCCGGAGTTCGGTTTTCCGTGTACTCAACAAAAATAACGTGAAACTTAATCGCGGGAAATTCAGCGGCCCTCTGGGAAAAAGGAAAAAGAAAGACGACTCTGCGGAAGAATAG